The Labilibaculum sp. sequence CAAAACCTGGTAAACCTCTTCGGTTGGGTGCCACTACAATGTAGTCATTGGCTGCCATCATCTGGAAATTCCAGCGGTAACTCCAAAACTGCGAAACGGTTCCCTGCGGACCACCTTGGCAATAAAGTAACGCAGGATATTTTTTGCTGGCATCGAAATGAGGAGGATAAATTACCCAAACCAACATTTGTTTGTTGTCGGTGGTGGTTATCCATCTTTTCTCAACCTTGCCCATTTCAAGTTGGTCAAGAATATTTTTATTCACAAATGAAATCTCTTTTGCTTCTCCCGTTAGCGGATTTACATTGTAGATTTCAGCAGGTTTCGACATCGATACTTTGGTTGCGATAAGTGCATCACCGGCAATGTGTACTGTATGGTAATCGTGAATGCCTTCTGTTATTTGTTTGATTTTACCATCGGCAAGGTCAAGCTTGTAAATTTCCTGTACGGCATGCCATCCCGAAATAAAATAAATACTTTTGCTGTCAGCAGTCCAGGTTAACGATTGAGCATTCTGATCAAAATCTTTCGTGTAAAAGGTTTTTTCGCCGGTAGCCAAATCCATTACGAATAAGCGGTTTTTATCAGCTTCGTAACCATCTCTTTCCATGCTTTCCCAAGCTATTTTGCTGCCGTCAGGCGAGAATACAGGGTTCATATCGTAGCCCATCATTCCTTGCGTCATGTTTTTGGTTTCGCCGGTAGCGATATCATAAAAGTAGATGTCCGAATTGGTTGATTTTGCATATTCTACACCATGTAATTTACGTGATACATAGGCCAGGGTTTTTGAATCAGGAGACCAGGCTATTTGTTCGGTTCCACCAAATGGTTTTACCGGAGCCGACCATTTTTCACCAGGCATAATATCTTTTCCGGATGTGATTTTTTCACTGTAATCAGCAAGGAAAATGTGAGTGTATGTATCTACCCAGCTGTCCCAGTGGCGGTAGTTCATGTCGTTAATTACGCGGGCATTTGCTTTTGGAAGATCCGGATATAAATCTTTTACTGCTTTTTCCAATTGTACTTCTTTCAGATAGAATATTTTACTCATGTCAGGTGAGTAATTGAATGCATCAATGCCTCCTTCGATATCCGAAACCTGAACAGGATTGCTTCCATCAGGATTCATTTCCCACATCTGGGTGGTTCCACTTGCTGAACTTATGTAGGCGATTTTTTTGCCGTCAGGTCTCCAGGTTTCGTTGAATTCTTTTTTTTCTGTGTTTGTTAATTGAACAGGCTCACCACCTTCAACAGGAAGAGTGTATAGATCGCGGTAAGAGCGATTTTCCTCTTTGTTAAAATAGCTTACTCCGTATAAAATTGTTTTTTCGTCAGGGGAAATGTTTTCTCCGCCAAGGCGCCCGAATGACCATAAAACTTCTGGAGTCATTACATCCGACTCTAGTTTTGTTTCCGGTGTTTTGTAAGACGAATCGTTTTTTGATTCCTCAGCTTTTTGTTGACAGGATGATAATCCTGTAACAATTGCCAAGCCTAACAAAAGTTGTTTGTTTGTCATGATTGTATAGGTTTGTTGTGTTAATTTATTTCAGCACCGTAAATGTAAGAAATACGAAGAACATTTAATAATCGATTTGTTCATACTAAAGACATGATATATCGTATTTTCAAATAGCTGGGAGTGTATTAAAAAAAAGACCCTCAATAAAATTTGAGAGTCTTTCTATATATTTTTTTCAGACAAAATTATACTGCAGCTACAGGATTATTGATTGCATCAATAATTTTAGCTTCTAATTCTTCAGCCAATTCAACATTGTCAATAAGAAGTTTTCTTACTCCTTCGCGACCTTGTCCTAATTTAGTTTCGCCATACGAGAACCATGATCCACTCTTTTTAATTACGTTGTAAGTAACCCCAAGATCGATGATTTCACCGGTTTTGGAAATTCCTTCACCGTAAATAATGTCAAATTCAGCTTTTCGGAATGGAGGAGCAACTTTATTTTTTACAACCTTAACACGAGTATGATTGCCGTTTACTTCATCACCATCTTTAATCTGTCCGATTCTTCTGATATCCAATCGAACAGAAGAGTAAAATTTAAGAGCATTACCACCGGTTGTTGTTTCAGGGTTGCCAAACATCACACCAATTTTTTCACGCAATTGATTGATGAAAATACAGGTTGTGTTGGTTCTGTTGATGTTTGCTGTAAGTTTACGCAATGCCTGAGACATCAAACGGGCTTGCAATCCCATTTTTGATTCTCCCATTTCACCTTCAATCTCAGCTTTTGGAGTTAAAGCAGCAACCGAGTCAATAACAATTATATCAATTGCAGATGAGCGGATCAGCTGGTCGGCAATTTCTAAAGCCTGTTCTCCATTATCAGGTTGAGAAATCAATAGGTTTTCAGTATCAACGCCTAATTTTTCAGCATATGAACGATCAAATGCATGCTCTGCATCAATAATTGCAGCAATACCTCCTGCTTTTTGAGCTTCAGCAATAGCGTGAATGGCCAGAGTAGTTTTACCTGAAGATTCCGGTCCGTATATTTCAATAATTCTTCCTCTTGGAAGTCCGCCCACACCCAATGCCATATCCAAGGATAGAGATCCTGTTGAAATGGTTGCGATATCTTCAACGGCATTGTCCCCCATTTTCATAATGGCACCTTTACCGTAGGTTTTATCAATTTTCTCCATGGTTAACTGGAGTGCTTTTAGCTTTTCTTTGTTGATTTCTACAACTTCTTTTGCGCTCATAATATATTTTCAATTATTTATTTTTTACACTAAGTCCATTTCAGATAGAATCTGATTGGTATGATCTTTTGTTTGTACTTTGGTAAACACTTTCTCAATAATTCCTTCTTCCGAAATTACAAAAGTAGTTCTCAAAACTCCCATATAAGTTTTTCCGTATAATTTTTTTTCTCCCCAGGCACCATATGCTTCTAAAATTTCTTTTTCTGTATCAGCAATTAAATTAAATGCTAAATGATACTTTGCAGCAAATTTTTGATGCGATGATATTTTGTCCGGACTTACGCCAATTACTTCAAATCCTTTTTTTGTCAGATCATCGTAGTTTTCGTTTAAATTACACGATTCCGCAGTGCATCCGGGAGTATTGTCTTTCGGATAAAAGTATAGAATGACTTTTTTACCTTTGAAATCAGAAAGTTTTATTTCTTTTTCATCTTGATTTAAACCAGTGAATTCCGGTGCTTTATCACCTTCTTTTAAGTTTGTCATTGATTCAGAATTTTGAATTGCAAATATACCTTTATATGAATAGAGGTGCGAATTTTTAGCGCTTAAATTATCAATCATTGAAGTTAAAAAAAAATGCGTCTAAAACATGATGAAGTGATTTCTTTTTTATTTTTACAATACATTATTTTGTTAATCTTAATCTCTATTTTGTAATTTCGTACTTACACATTATATATTATCTTTGTTATAAAATAATTACTATCTTAACTTTTTGTTAGATCCTGCAGATTGCATGAGGTTTTTGTTGATGTGAATGACAACATTGCAGGGCATTTATTGTTTTTTGGTTGTTAATTGGAGGGAAGCATTCTTTGTTTTCCCAATTTCCATTTTCAAGAAATTGATTCTATGAATAATAAAATGAGATTACATTACGGTTTATTTTTTCTTTCTTTTTTTTTCCTCCAGTTTGCATGTGCACAAAGCTTTAGTGGAGGAAAAACAGAACAGCAAATAGAGCAGGAGGCTTTTACATTCTTCGACGGGGAGAACTTTATTAATGCACTGCCATTGTATCAGGAATTAATAAATGTGTATCCACAAGATCCGGAATATAATTATTACTTGGGGGTTTGTCAGGTTGAAGTGAATGAAAATATAAAGGAGGCTATCCAGCATCTTAAAATTGCATCAACTAAAAATGTAAATGCATCGGTTCCATATTATTTGGGACGGGCTTTTCATGTGAATTATGAGTTTAATTCTGCAATACGTTATTATCGCAAGTTTAGTGAATATTATAAGAAGAAATCGATTGGAATAGATCGCTTAATAGAGATGTGTCAGAATGGGTTACCTCTCGTAAATTCTTATTATGTTGTTGATGTAAAAAATAAAAAGGTAGTAAATCGAAATGAATTTTTCAGATACTACGATATCGAAGGTTTTGAGGATAGATTGTCAAAGAAAGATAAATTCCTTACTTCCAGATATGATGGGGAAGGAGATAAAGAAGTGGCTTGTCTGGCAAACAAAGGGCAGTATATTTACTTCTCAAGTTTTGGGAAAAATAAAAAGACAGGACGGGATTTGTATCGTGCCAAACGTTTAAGAAATGGTGGATGGGGAGAATGGGAAGAGCTAAAATCTCTAAATACTGTTTATGATGAGGTATACCCGTATATGTCCAATGATGGAAGAACACTTTACTTCTGCTCTCAAGGTCACACAAGTATGGGCGGATTTGATATTTTCAGATCAGTATACAATGAAATATCCGATACTTGGAGTGAACCTCAGAATATGGGATTTCCGATTAACTCGACATCTAACGATCTGTTTTTTGCAACTGATTTAAACGATGAGTATGCATGTTTTACTTCAAGCAGGGAGAATGGAAAGGATGAAGTAATGATCTACAAAATAAAATTATCTGATTATCCGGAGCAAAAAGTAGTAATGAACCCTGATCTGTTATCCAATATTGCGATATTAAATGTGGGTAGCAGCAGCGTCGATGGAAATTTATTTGAACAAGGTGCGGAAGAGCCTTCTTATTCGATGAAATATAACAAAGAAGATTTCCCATATTTTAATTTTCCGGTTACCAGTGAATTGACGTATCATTATTTGAACGAGTTTAAATCGAGCGAGGCCAGGGAGATTTTTATTGAAGCTAAAAATGACCAATTTAATTCGGATAGTTTAATTAACGGTACCGAAGATTTAAGAAGCCAGTTGAATGGTTTGGAAGGAATGCCTCATAATATTCTGTCCAATAAGATATCTAAATTGGAACAAAAGTCGTTTGAATTGAGTAAGCAGGCCGAAAATAAATTATTGAAGGCTCAATCTCAGGAATCTGATTATTTGAATAAAAATATTATTGGAACTGTTACTGCTGAGGTGCACGCTCCTTCCAAGAAAGGACAATTGGTAATGAGTTCGGAAATAATTCCTTCCACAAATTCAAGGTCTGGTGCTAAAATTGTTAATAAAACTGAGGATGGATATGTTTATCATTTGCAGGTTGGAGTGTTTTCCAATAAGGCAGAATCAAGCTTCTTTTCAGGTTTAGGTGACTTGAGGGAGGAAATTGTTGGGAATGGAAAATTGTATAAGTATATGGTAGGAACTTACTCTACATTTGTTGCAGCTAAGAAAAAAATTCCTGAAGTTCGTCAATTGTTTCCCAATGCTTTTGTTGTAGCTTATAAGGATGGTGTTAAAACCAGTTTAAGTGCAGCAATTAAGGCAACCGATCAGGATTATAAGCCTGAGCCTCAGCCTGTGGCTGCTATTGTCAATACAAAGCCAATCCAGACTGTTACAGATGATCAGGTTAATTTTAGAGTGCAGGTTGGAGCATATTCAAGTGAAGTTCCTGCCGATGTTAAATTAAAATTGGAAAGATTTTCAAAGTACCCGATAGATTATTCCAAAGATTACAGAGGGTATACGATTTGTACTGTTGGTAATTTTGATTCTTACAGCAAAGTGAGTAAATTGAAAATGGAACTTCGTGAAGCTGGTTTAGTGGATGCTTTTACTGTAGCATTTTCAGGAAATGATAAAATTACCATTCAGCAGGCACTCGAAATACTAAGACAAAAATAGAGGAGATTGTTTATGTTGGGGATTGATAATACACATACAGATAAAGAAGAGAGCGATGTAATCGGCGATCTTTTAAAGCGCAATACACTGATGTTGATTAATGATGATTTTCATACTTTTGATTTTGTTGTTGATGCATTGGTTGATGTTTGCAGGCATAATCCTGATCAGGCAGAACAGTGTGCTTACATTACTCATTATAAGGGGAAATGTGATGTAAAGAAAGGGGCGTTGAGTGCTATTAAACCTATGCGGGATAGGTTAACAGAGAAAGGATTGAAAGTAACTATTGTTTAGGTTTAAACAAATCAGATTTGCAGCAAATGACAGCATTAATTATTGTTCTTCTTATCGTATTTGGTATCGTTCTTTTACTGTTGGAATTTTTGGTAATTCCAGGAATTACGGTGGCGGCCGTTGGTGGTATTTTAATGATAGTCGGTGGCATTTACATGTCTTATCATCATTACGGAAATTTAGTAGGGCACCTTACTGTTTTGTCTGCTGTAATTCTTAGTGGGATATCTTTGGTTTTAGCCTTAAAGTCGCAAACGTGGAATAAGATAATGCTAAATACGGAAGTTGATTCCAAAGTTCAAAAACTGGATGATGAAAATATTACTATTGGTGATGAAGGGATTTGTGTTTCTCGTCTTGCACCAATGGGACAAGTGAAGTTGGATAATAAAATTGTTGAAGCAAGATCAACGGGAGCTTATGTTGATGAAAAGACAAAGGTTGTAGTTGTAGGTATTGTTGATAAGATTGTAATTGTAAAACCTATTTAAAATAAATCAAATGGAAATTGGTGCATTAATAATGTTAATTGTCGCCGTTGGGGTTGGAATATATATACTATTCTATTTCGTCCCAGTTGGTCTTTGGTTTTCAGCTCTGTTATCAGGAGTTAAAATTTCTTTACTTCAGCTCGTGTTTATGAGATGGAGGAAAGTTCCGCCAAAAGTGATTGTAAGTGCCTTAATTGAAGGGACAAAAGCAGGCTTGATTTTGAATCGGGATGAACTGGAAGCTCATTATTTGGCTGGAGGTCGTGTCGCTCAGGTAACGCATGCTCTGGTGTCAGCTTCAAAAGCTAATATCGATTTGACATTTAAAATGGCCACGGCTATTGATTTGGCAGGTAGAGATGTGTACGAAGCCGTTCAAATGAGCGTTATTCCTAAAGTCATTAATACTCCTCCTGTAACAGCCGTTTCTAAAGATGGTATTCAGTTAATAGCTAAGGCCAGGGTTACTTTGCGTGCTAATATCCGGCAATTGGTTGGAGGAGCAGGTGAAGAAACTGTGTTGGCAAGGGTAGGAGAAGGAATCGTATCTTCAATTGGGTCAAGTGAATCTCATAAAACGGTTCTTGAAAATCCTGATTTTATTTCACGTGTAGTGCTGGAAAAAGGATTGGATGCTGGTACCGCTTTTGAAATTTTATCGATTGATATTGCTGATATTGACATAGGAAAAAATATTGGAGCAGTTTTGCAAACAGATCAGGCAGAAGCCGATTTGAAAATAGCTCAGGCAAAAGCAGAAGAAAGAAGAGCCATGGCTGTTGCTCTTGAACAGGAAAATAAGGCATTGGCACAGCAAATGCGGGCAAAGGTGATTGAAGCGGAGGCAGAAGTTCCCCGGGCAATGGCCGAAGCTTTTCGAAATGGACAACTAGGGATTATGGATTATTACCGAATGAAGAATATCGAAGCAGATACTAACATGAGGGATAATATTGCAAATCCATCTGATAAAGGGAAAAAGAAATAGCTAAATTGATATAATTTCAATTGTAACCGGGGAGTATTCATATACTTTCCGGTTTTATTTTGGGTAATTTGAAAAAAAAATAAAATGAATCTCATTGATTTATAATTTACTATAATCCAAAGCGCCGAAATCTTCTATTAATGGGGTGTAAATATTTTGCACATCTGAATTTTTTACATACTTTTGCTACCGCAAGATCAGGAGAGGTGGGTGAGTGGCTGAAACCACCAGTTTGCTAAACTGACGTACGGGAAACTGTACCGGGGGTTCGAATCCCCCTCTCTCCGCAATCTTTTCTATGAAGATAGAAAATGGAGTTGGTGAAATTTATTTTTCTCTCTCCGTAAATTTTCGGGGTGTAGCGTAGCCCGGTTATCGCGCCTGCTTTGGGAGCAGGAGGTCGCAGGTTCGAATCCTGCCACCCCGACGAAAATTTTCAGAGGAGTTTAAAAACTTCTCTTTTTTTATCTAAACAGAGTACCGGAACGAAAGTTTCGGGGTGTAGCGTAGCCCGGTTATCGCGCCTGCTTTGGGAGCAGGAGGTCGCAGGTTCGAATCCTGCCACCCCGACAATATTTAAGAGGAGTTTTAAAGCTTTTCTATTATCAAAAAGAATACCGGAATTAAGTTCCGGGGTGTAGCGTAGCCCGGTTATCGCGCCTGCTTTGGGAGCAGGAGGTCGCAGGTTCGAATCCTGCCACCCCGACAAAAGAGAGAAATCATATGGTTTCTCTTTTTTTTTGTGCAATATATTTTCAAATCGAATATTGAATATATGTTGACTTTCTTACATTTGCATTCAACTTACACAATAACAAAACGTTTTAATGGAATCAATAAAAGAACTTTATCGCATTGGGTATGGGCCTTCGAGTAGTCATACTATGGGGCCTCGGAAAGCTGCAGAACAGTTTTTGTTACGTCATCCTAAAGCAGATAAATTTGAAGTAACTCTTTTTGGGAGCTTGGCTGCAACAGGTAAAGGTCATTTAACCGGTGTTGCAATTGAAAAAGTATTTGAAGAGAGAGATTTGAATTTGATATGGAAGCCCGAAGAATTTTTGAAAAAGCATCCTAATGCATTGCGATTTAAAGCTTTTTCAGCATCAGATGGGTTGATTGAAGAATGGACAGCTTACAGTATTGGTGGTGGTGCAATAATAGATGACAATACTGAGTTGTCTGCCCAGAATATATATGGGTTGACTACAATGGATGCAATTTTAGAGTGGTGCAAAATCAATAAAAAGCAGCTTTGGGAGTATGTGGAATTGATGGAGGGAGAAAGTATTTGGGATTATCTGGATGAGGTTTGGACTGCAATGAAAAAGGCTGTAAAAAGAGGGATGAATAAAGAAGGCGAACTTCCGGGAGGTTTAGAGCTGGAGCGTAAGTCTCATTCGTATCAATTAAAAGCTAAAACGTTAAGCGGACCTATGAGGAAACGATCCATGTTGTATTCATTTGCCTTAGCTGTTTCTGAAGAAAATTCCAGTGGCGGTGTAATTGTAACTGCCCCAACATGCGGAGCTTGTGGGGTTTTGCCTGCTGTTCTCTACTACCATAAGAAATTCTATAAATTTGGGAAAAAGGATGTGTTGAAAGCTTTAGCAACGGCCGGCTTAATTGGAAATCTGGTTAAGACCAATGCATCGATTTCGGGAGCAGAAGTTGGTTGTCAGGGAGAAGTGGGGACTGCTTGTGCCATGGCTTCCGGAGCAGCCACTCAGCTGCATGGTGGAACTGTATATCAGGTTGAATATTCTGCCGAAATGGGTTTGGAACATCATCTCGGTCTTACTTGTGATCCGGTGCTTGGTTTGGTTCAAATACCATGCATTGAACGCAATGTTTTTGCTGCTGCACGGGCTTTAAATCACAATACCTATGCTTTGCTTTCAGATGGTCGTCATAGAATTAGTTTTGATCAGGTAACTGAAACAATGATGAAAACCGGACTTGATTTGCCTTACACTTATAAAGAAACATCTCTGGGAGGATTGGCTTCATTAAAGGTCTTTAATTATAAATAATACATAAAGAAATGAGCTTGATTGAAGATAGAATCAAGTTCATTTCATTTTAAGTTTAAATCTATTCGAGATCTTTTTCTCTTCTCGCTTTAAATTCTGATCCGTCTTTCCATTTTGGAAATTCATTTTGATTGGCAAGTTCCCAGCCAACACGGAAAAGCAATCGGGCATCTTCTGCAACACCATCCAAATTCCACCACTCTTCATATTCATCAAAAGGTTTGTGGTAATAATTCGCCAGCCAGTCTTTTTCTTTGCCAGACATGTAATCAATGCCTTTTTCCCTGCTATCGTTGTTGCCACGGGCAAATAGTGCTGGAACACCTGCACGGGCAAAACTGAAATGATCCGATCGGTAATACATTCCTGATTGAGGATTAGGATCAGG is a genomic window containing:
- a CDS encoding S9 family peptidase, with the translated sequence MTNKQLLLGLAIVTGLSSCQQKAEESKNDSSYKTPETKLESDVMTPEVLWSFGRLGGENISPDEKTILYGVSYFNKEENRSYRDLYTLPVEGGEPVQLTNTEKKEFNETWRPDGKKIAYISSASGTTQMWEMNPDGSNPVQVSDIEGGIDAFNYSPDMSKIFYLKEVQLEKAVKDLYPDLPKANARVINDMNYRHWDSWVDTYTHIFLADYSEKITSGKDIMPGEKWSAPVKPFGGTEQIAWSPDSKTLAYVSRKLHGVEYAKSTNSDIYFYDIATGETKNMTQGMMGYDMNPVFSPDGSKIAWESMERDGYEADKNRLFVMDLATGEKTFYTKDFDQNAQSLTWTADSKSIYFISGWHAVQEIYKLDLADGKIKQITEGIHDYHTVHIAGDALIATKVSMSKPAEIYNVNPLTGEAKEISFVNKNILDQLEMGKVEKRWITTTDNKQMLVWVIYPPHFDASKKYPALLYCQGGPQGTVSQFWSYRWNFQMMAANDYIVVAPNRRGLPGFGQEWNEQISGDYGGQNMKDYLSAIDAVKQEPFVDENRLGCVGASYGGFSAYWLAGHHEKRFKAFIAHDGMFNLEAQYLETEEMWFVNWDLGGPFWEKDNKIAQRSYANSPHKFVQNWDTPILVIHGGKDYRIVESQGMQAFNAARLRGIPAQFLHLPEENHWVLGVQNGILWQRTFANWLDKYVKEAK
- a CDS encoding NfeD family protein, whose protein sequence is MTALIIVLLIVFGIVLLLLEFLVIPGITVAAVGGILMIVGGIYMSYHHYGNLVGHLTVLSAVILSGISLVLALKSQTWNKIMLNTEVDSKVQKLDDENITIGDEGICVSRLAPMGQVKLDNKIVEARSTGAYVDEKTKVVVVGIVDKIVIVKPI
- a CDS encoding ATP-dependent Clp protease adaptor ClpS, producing MLGIDNTHTDKEESDVIGDLLKRNTLMLINDDFHTFDFVVDALVDVCRHNPDQAEQCAYITHYKGKCDVKKGALSAIKPMRDRLTEKGLKVTIV
- a CDS encoding M28 family peptidase, whose translation is MEDIVRIEAEKQDRYILPDPNPQSGMYYRSDHFSFARAGVPALFARGNNDSREKGIDYMSGKEKDWLANYYHKPFDEYEEWWNLDGVAEDARLLFRVGWELANQNEFPKWKDGSEFKARREKDLE
- the recA gene encoding recombinase RecA encodes the protein MSAKEVVEINKEKLKALQLTMEKIDKTYGKGAIMKMGDNAVEDIATISTGSLSLDMALGVGGLPRGRIIEIYGPESSGKTTLAIHAIAEAQKAGGIAAIIDAEHAFDRSYAEKLGVDTENLLISQPDNGEQALEIADQLIRSSAIDIIVIDSVAALTPKAEIEGEMGESKMGLQARLMSQALRKLTANINRTNTTCIFINQLREKIGVMFGNPETTTGGNALKFYSSVRLDIRRIGQIKDGDEVNGNHTRVKVVKNKVAPPFRKAEFDIIYGEGISKTGEIIDLGVTYNVIKKSGSWFSYGETKLGQGREGVRKLLIDNVELAEELEAKIIDAINNPVAAV
- the floA gene encoding flotillin-like protein FloA (flotillin-like protein involved in membrane lipid rafts), coding for MEIGALIMLIVAVGVGIYILFYFVPVGLWFSALLSGVKISLLQLVFMRWRKVPPKVIVSALIEGTKAGLILNRDELEAHYLAGGRVAQVTHALVSASKANIDLTFKMATAIDLAGRDVYEAVQMSVIPKVINTPPVTAVSKDGIQLIAKARVTLRANIRQLVGGAGEETVLARVGEGIVSSIGSSESHKTVLENPDFISRVVLEKGLDAGTAFEILSIDIADIDIGKNIGAVLQTDQAEADLKIAQAKAEERRAMAVALEQENKALAQQMRAKVIEAEAEVPRAMAEAFRNGQLGIMDYYRMKNIEADTNMRDNIANPSDKGKKK
- the bcp gene encoding thioredoxin-dependent thiol peroxidase; the protein is MTNLKEGDKAPEFTGLNQDEKEIKLSDFKGKKVILYFYPKDNTPGCTAESCNLNENYDDLTKKGFEVIGVSPDKISSHQKFAAKYHLAFNLIADTEKEILEAYGAWGEKKLYGKTYMGVLRTTFVISEEGIIEKVFTKVQTKDHTNQILSEMDLV
- a CDS encoding L-serine ammonia-lyase, translating into MESIKELYRIGYGPSSSHTMGPRKAAEQFLLRHPKADKFEVTLFGSLAATGKGHLTGVAIEKVFEERDLNLIWKPEEFLKKHPNALRFKAFSASDGLIEEWTAYSIGGGAIIDDNTELSAQNIYGLTTMDAILEWCKINKKQLWEYVELMEGESIWDYLDEVWTAMKKAVKRGMNKEGELPGGLELERKSHSYQLKAKTLSGPMRKRSMLYSFALAVSEENSSGGVIVTAPTCGACGVLPAVLYYHKKFYKFGKKDVLKALATAGLIGNLVKTNASISGAEVGCQGEVGTACAMASGAATQLHGGTVYQVEYSAEMGLEHHLGLTCDPVLGLVQIPCIERNVFAAARALNHNTYALLSDGRHRISFDQVTETMMKTGLDLPYTYKETSLGGLASLKVFNYK